DNA from Tripterygium wilfordii isolate XIE 37 chromosome 4, ASM1340144v1, whole genome shotgun sequence:
TTCAAGTTCATTGTATGATTTCTTCATGTCTTGCAGCTTGTAATGAGCATCTACCTGTACAATCAGAGAGATAATTAACACAGCaattgtaaattgtaataacttgcttaaaacaagaaaaggtaaagatgcgttaGTTCTCATAATAGCTAAGTTTCTAGGAGGAAAGAAAAACCATTACAGTACCTCTGATGCCCGCATCTCATCTataacctttttttctttctcatactCATATTTTGCTTTGTCTAATGCATCTTTATGGTCATCAATCGCCTGTataaggaaggaaaaaaaattaaaaagaaagagtAAATTTTAGAAAGTATAAAAAAGAGAACTatttttgaaggaaaaatctGAACGAAGAGAGCATATAAAAGATAAAAGGAACCTTCTGTGTATTTTTATAATCCTCTTGAACCGCAAATGCCTTCTCTTCTATTTCTTTGAAAATTCCTCTCAACTTGTCCTTCTCCTCAATAACTCGCTCCTTTTCCTGCTTAGACTCCTCAATCCCCTTTGTCaacttttttatcattttctggCCAGTCTCTACTTGAACTTTGTGACGGTTAATCTCTGTGCTATTTTTATCAATATCCTAACCAGATGGACGGAACAAATTAGTACACAAACGCACTGGTTGTAATTTAGACATCTGCTAGTGATACACAACTTACAGATTGAATCTTAGTGACCTTAGACTTCTGTGCTTTCAGTCTTTCACCTCCAGCATTCTCAATTTTACTCTGAAGCTCTGAAGCCTAAAAGTAGAAGCCACTTTAAATCAATCCAGATAACAACTAACCAAGTAAAAAAGCATATTCAAATTTGTTCTGCACAAACATGAATCACCATCAGCAATGCAATTACACAACATTATTATATGGACTTTCAGAACGATGGAGTTGCAATTTGCATGAGCCAAAAGATGAATATATGATTAACTTTCTACCTTCTCCTTCAGCTTCTTTGAGCCTTGAATAAGTCTACCAATCTCCTTTTGTTCTGCAGAAATAATTTTCTTGAGATCCTCCAGCCTATTAAGTTCATCCTCTTTTGGCTGTGATGCAGCCTTCAGGGAATCCAGTTGTTTCTCAAGATAACCATGTTCTGAATTCAGACTGTCAATCTGTAACAAAATCATCGTAATATCATTTATTCATCAAATGCCGAATCACAAGAAACAGTAATCTCTTCTTAGCAGTACATTACCTCTTTATTGGTTTTAGCCAACTCCATCTCCAAGTGTGCAACTGCTTTTTCTGAGGCTTGGTATCGTCTTACACCATCAGAAATTTTCTGGCGGATACTATTTAATGTGTTAACCATTGTAGAGAGCTCCTTCTCAGCGTTTGAAACGGCTTCTCCAGACACACTGTTCACACGAATAGACGTGCCCATCTTTCCACCACGTGGCTTATTTCCCCCACCACTCATAGTACCAGATTTCTCAAACAGTGAACCATCGAGAGTAACCACCCGTCGAAATTCATGGTTATTTCCATAAGCAATACGTGCTGCCTGAAAGTTACAAAGAAGAGAGAATTAATACTACCAGATAAGAATCAACACCAAAATGAAAATGCAACATAAATTACAAAAGACTGTTACATGTAATTTGAAGATAGTGCTGCTTTTAATTTAAGGGAAGCCATTTTCAGAAAAGTACCAGAGATGTTTTTCATGCTATGAGACGACAAAAGGATCAACAATTATAAGATCCCACTAGCACATAGGGCATATCAGCATAAGAAGACAAGAGGGTCTGCATATTAAGAAGAGAAGGTGTATGGTTGCCAGGGAGTTCACTCTTATTTTTGTTCATATATATACGTGCATCATTATTTATCATTGCGCTTTtcagttttgacatttttggtTCAAGAGCCATCAAAAGTTCTAACCTACATACTGCTATTTGGGGCTCAACAGATTATTTTATTTCTCTAATTTGTCATCACTTTATATAACTCTTCCAATCTGCTGCACCATTAGCTCCAATTCAGAGAGAATATAAGAGTGATAAACAGAGATCAAAAAAAGAACAATGTTAAGCCCATAAATTAGCTCTTATGGACAAAAATTGTTCTTTGGTACAAAATGCAGATGGAATCACAAGCAACAAAACAACAACCATTAGCAGGCTGAAACTCAAGCCTCAAAGAATAGTGGGCATCCACAGAGACAAATTCCTGATATTTAGAATTTTCTTAAGAGGCGGGAAATGAGCATGATGTCATCAAGAACTATTGAATGCATGATACAACTAACATCCCTGCAAGTCTATATCTGCAGCCTGCACGTCTTTGTGTGCACATTTGTGCATATGAGAGTTTTTCAATACTGGACCTACCTGATCAAGATCCTTTGCTACAACAGTATTACCCATTGCTGCATAGAAAGCAGGCTTCATTCTTTCGTCCTGAACTTTTATTAAATCAAAAAGGCGCGGAACTCCCTCTGGTGGGTTTACATTCTCCTTCAACTTTGGCAAAAGATCAAGTTGCTTCTCCTGCACGAAAAAACAGTGAAACTGCCTTCATAATTTTCTGAATTGTAAATTTACAATAACTAATGCCTTCCCTATCTTAAGAACCTAGATAGCCCCAACTGCCATTACTATGttcaatatttcaaaaaacACCTAAAACTGCCAAAACAACGAGTTGAATTTTACTAATTTAGTAAAAAGAAAACGAATTAAACTGAAGTGAATACAAATATGAAAAAGTGGAAGGACTAGCAAACAATACCAATATCATGAAAGTTGCAACACCAAGTTTCTCCCTGCGAAGCAGCTCAACACATGCTTGGGCAGCTGTCGCTGTTTCCACCACAATATAGTCAAGTCCAGGACATGCCGTTGATATAGCAACATCATATTTTGCTGCAGATAGAGAATGTACCAAATTAGTAAAGACCTTGACAAACTGATCTAACAAGCCTATAAGCAAGCGAAATGAAATAGGGAGCAATATCAAGGCACAGAATCTGAAGGTTTAAAAAGCCATAAATTTCCCAGGTATTCTTCCGGACTAAATAAAAATGATGGAACTCCGATACACCAATACCCTAGCAAGACATCCTATATGTACTTTAACAAATTGAAAAGTGTAAAAGGATTTTGTGAAAATTCAGATATGGCAAGAGTAAATGGACATGATACACTaatcatcttttctttttttttcaaaatgcaAAACTTCATTAAGGGGCAGAAAGGAACACTAGTCATCATGAAGCAGACTCACCATTGAGTAAATGGTCATGATACACtaatcatcttttttttttcaaaatgcaAAAGAACTTCGTTAAGGGGCAGAAAGGAACACTAGTTAGTCATCATGAAGCAGACTCACCATCAATAGCACCTAAGTCACCCATCCGGCCATATATTCCCCCTATTTCATTGGATTCCTTAGCCCGCAGAATGGCTTTTAAAACTGATCCCTGACTTTTCTCAGATTCCAAGATGGATCTGAGTTCTGCAACCTTTTGTCTCACAGCTTGTTCAAGAGGAATCAGTTCTTCCTGCTCCTTGGTGCATTCCTGCATAAGGCTTCAGTATTCTGACGATATTCTAAAAGGGGGAAAAATTCGTCcaatataaaaaacaaaatccaaTTATAAGAAAAACACTAACTTGTTCCACTTTACGAGCTTCCTTTGCTTCAAGCATGTGTTTTTCAATATCACCTTGTATTCTAGCAATGCTTGCACTTTTTGattcaatcttctccaatatgCTCTCCATCTTCTTACCTGCATCCTCAAAAGCTGCACGACCATCTTCATGCTGAACATTAGCAAACAAATTCAGCTCACTGCATGACATCCTCATCCACCAAGATTCACTAAGTTCTCATTGACATGCAAACAACCAAATATGAATATCGGTTTGAAGCAACACAGTGGCAATAAATATTTATCTCTAAGAAATCTCTGAGTTCTGATATATACTCTTTATTCCTTAAcctgcaatttgaatcatgtaTCTTTTATAAAACTAACTCCAGGTAACAGTCAAGTTCTCCAAAAATGGATGGATACTAAGTATACGTGGCTTTGTCATATAGCACTCATAGTCAATTAACAAGTCAGTGACAAAAGAAGTCAGGGTTACCTTTTCACTCAATAGTTTGCTTTCAGTACATGCAACTTCAAGTTTTCCCTTATGATCAATGAGCTGCTTTTCCCATGGTTCTAAATCAGTACGAACCTTTGCAAGCTCAGAGCGGTATCTCTCAGTTTCCACTGCTCACCACAGAAACACATGTAGTGGGTCAGAACATAAAAAGATAGTTGCATGTCCGCTTAATAATGGATTCAGCAAATAAGAAAGGGGCTGTTTCTTCATAAATGAGTAACTTCTCTCCCTCCCATCTCTCTTCCCTTATATTACATTTGAAACACATAAACAAACCACGAGAAGCTAACTGTCCATGATACCCAAAATAAAATGTGTTATTTGCCTCTGGTTTGTGTCCTTATTAGTTATTATAGTGTTAACAATAAAATAATTCCAACCGAAATCATGATTTCTATGCATCCACATCTCTAATGGAGAAAAATTGTGTCCAGATAGATTCTTAATAAACATTGAATTAATTGGTGCAACAAAAAGACAACTTAAACTCATATGAGCATCCAATAATACATACAGTGATACAATTAACAGAGGACAATGATATCAAAATCAAGATGTCCATATTCAGTAAACGTCCGAAATTCACCGTCAAATACCTATGCATGGAAAATTCCTTTATAGTTAAGATATTTGAGACTCTCTAACTCTAAGTACACTCTTAATATTTGAGTTCCAAACTAGCAGAAAATACCACCTGCATTTCCTTTAGTTATTTGTTTAGATAAATATTCAACTTCCGATTCAAGCGCAAACTGACAGTTTAGCTCCAAGACTTCCTTCCTCTATTAATCAATGTCAAATTAAACAGCTACGTAATAAGTATGCAGCTTCTCAGTCTGCTCGGATTTGGACTTCCTTTTGAGCAAATCCAACTGACCTACACCACCACAGGTATGGGATGCTTTTGTGAGTTTTCTTTTGGGATAGCATGCATCAATGATATCAGACTAAACAAACCATAGCATTAAGATTAAGTATGATAACTTTGCTCCAAGCTTTTTACTGCCATAATAACATGGGATCTATAATAATGAATCTTAGCCCTAGTGTTAAGATTGCTTCAGTACAGCCAAGGGGTCAAGGTTTCAAATCTAGGAAGCAGCAACCTTGCCTACACAGCCGAAACCTTGCATATGGGAATTGTTTACATTTACAAAATATGACAGGATCTACAAAAATATCCTCAAATGCATTTATATGAAGTAAGGAGAAGAAATCACCTTTAGAATTCTCTATTATTTCCTCTAAGATTCTCTCCTCATCTAACAAGATCTTTTGCAATTTTGGGATATTATTCTCAAGTTGTGGAATCAAAGTAGTCGAGTCATCACAGTCCTTCAGTAAGCCATCAACTTTTGAGGAATCCTGCAATGTAAGCAACATAAGATACATGTACGAGTTCACTTCAATTAAATAAGGTATTTCTCCTACCCTTTCAACTTTATCTTCAAGTTTCTTGATCTTTTGCTTCAAATGCTTCAAATCTTCCCGGTATTTAACATCTTGCCTTTCAAAGTCCTTAAACTGTTCCTTGTGAAGTCTCATTTGGTTGTCAAGTTCCTAGTAAATCAAAGCACAAACTAATTTtctcaaatcaaataaattagcAAAATTTAACCACATGGCATAAAACTGATAagagtcaaaaaaaaattgaggaaataTATTAATATCAGCGTATTGTAACATATCCATCGGTTCATGTTATTAGATCCATGAAATGCAAACCTCCTGTCTCTTCATATATTTGTTATGCACAACCTCAAGCTCTTTCAACGATTTTGTACTTTCTTGAATCGTCTCCCTAAAATAGAAATTAATAAATTTCACAGTGTGATATTACAGTAAAATGAAAGTTGGAATTTTATACTTTTCGTGACCAAAATGAACCTTTTGGCCTTTAGATTCTCCTCGAAGCTAGTTAAATTTGCCTCCACTTCTGCAATTTTCATGCTAGTATCTTCATGAGCCAACTTTGTGGCTTTTTCTTGCCATTTCAGGAGAGACAACTCTTTCAGCATGTAGGCTTCTGCATCATTCTTGACATTCTGTTCCATGTAGAGAAATTAAGTACTTAACAAAATATAGAAGAATTTgagaatacaaatacaaaagaaaacttACAAACCTCTAAACCATCTCGTTCTTTCTCTGCTAATTTGACCATCTGCACGACCCCAGACCTTTTCTCGTTGAGTGATTCAAGCCTGTGTGACCAATGGAATAATATAATTACATCTTAGAGATAGGGCCGATTCTTTACCAATCAGAATGTGAAGACTATATCAAATAGTGATAGTGGAAAAAAATACACAATCTCGGCCTATCAATAAAAATAGAAGGCAACAACAATTTAGTTCACGCTATTTGCCAGTAGTGGCCCAAACTTTCACTCGTAGACAACATCAAGCTCACAGAGCAGTACTTGTTTGCCTTGCCAAAGAATTTTTCCACCACTTAGTATTCGCAAAGTAAACCTCTAACAATTCCTTTGCTGTTTTGCATTAGAGTAGACATGTATGCAAACTGCAGAAACAAAAGCACCAGAAAATTGTACTAAATTCACAAAAGGTACTCACTCCTTATATGATTCATCAATTTTCTCTACATATTTGTCAGTTCCAATTATGTCCTCTAGATATTCAAGAAAGCCCTCATCATGAGGTCCTTGAGCTTTCGGTTTCATCAATGAAATCTGCTCAACTTCTCCCTGTAATCAACAAGCGACACAACTcagaaaatattaaaagaaaCTTTGTGCATGGTGCTCAAATAAGAACTGGCACATAAAAATGATAAACCTGAAGAATCAAGAATCGATTGTTGTCCAGGTCAATTCCTTTCCCTTTCAACTTCTTAGTAACCTCAGTGAAAGTACTTTGCCGGTCATTAATGTAATACTTAGATGAGTTATCCCGAAATGCTACACGCGTGATTACAAAGTCACTTTCAGGCACAGCTTGATAGGTACTATCATCCTGTATCATTAGAAATATGGGTCTCAAATATTGATAAAGGGAATGAAGGACAAAAGTATTTGATTGACTAAAGAAATCACGATAGAACCCAATTCCTAAGATAGAAAAAATATTAAAGAGCGAACAAATTATACTTCTTAGCAATCAACCAAACGGCTACATTAATCATTACTAACCAAAACAACGCATAATATTTTCAGTTACCAGATCAATTATATCCTGAAAATG
Protein-coding regions in this window:
- the LOC119996121 gene encoding structural maintenance of chromosomes protein 4; the protein is MGMESAELAERESDSVRRGSGSGSGNPRLVINEMVMRNFKSYAGEQRVGPFHKSFSAVVGPNGSGKSNVIDAMLFVFGKRAKQMRLNKVSELIHNSTNHQNLDSAGVSVHFQDIIDLDDSTYQAVPESDFVITRVAFRDNSSKYYINDRQSTFTEVTKKLKGKGIDLDNNRFLILQGEVEQISLMKPKAQGPHDEGFLEYLEDIIGTDKYVEKIDESYKELESLNEKRSGVVQMVKLAEKERDGLENVKNDAEAYMLKELSLLKWQEKATKLAHEDTSMKIAEVEANLTSFEENLKAKRETIQESTKSLKELEVVHNKYMKRQEELDNQMRLHKEQFKDFERQDVKYREDLKHLKQKIKKLEDKVERDSSKVDGLLKDCDDSTTLIPQLENNIPKLQKILLDEERILEEIIENSKVETERYRSELAKVRTDLEPWEKQLIDHKGKLEVACTESKLLSEKHEDGRAAFEDAGKKMESILEKIESKSASIARIQGDIEKHMLEAKEARKVEQECTKEQEELIPLEQAVRQKVAELRSILESEKSQGSVLKAILRAKESNEIGGIYGRMGDLGAIDAKYDVAISTACPGLDYIVVETATAAQACVELLRREKLGVATFMILEKQLDLLPKLKENVNPPEGVPRLFDLIKVQDERMKPAFYAAMGNTVVAKDLDQAARIAYGNNHEFRRVVTLDGSLFEKSGTMSGGGNKPRGGKMGTSIRVNSVSGEAVSNAEKELSTMVNTLNSIRQKISDGVRRYQASEKAVAHLEMELAKTNKEIDSLNSEHGYLEKQLDSLKAASQPKEDELNRLEDLKKIISAEQKEIGRLIQGSKKLKEKASELQSKIENAGGERLKAQKSKVTKIQSDIDKNSTEINRHKVQVETGQKMIKKLTKGIEESKQEKERVIEEKDKLRGIFKEIEEKAFAVQEDYKNTQKAIDDHKDALDKAKYEYEKEKKVIDEMRASEVDAHYKLQDMKKSYNELESKEKGYKKRLVDLQNDLMRHLEQIQKDLVGPEKLQATVTDETLTKACDLKRALEMVVLLEAQLKEMNPNLDSISEYRRKVALYNERVEELNIVTQQRDDIKKQYDEWRKKRLDEFMAGFNAISLKLKEMYQMITLGGDAELELVDSLDPFSEGVVFSVRPPKKSWKNIANLSGGEKTLSSLALVFALHHYKPTPLYVMDEIDAALDFKNVSIVGHYVKDRTKDAQFIIISLRNNMFELADRLVGIYKTDNCTKSITINPGSFLVCEKAS